A window from Lytechinus pictus isolate F3 Inbred chromosome 9, Lp3.0, whole genome shotgun sequence encodes these proteins:
- the LOC135155485 gene encoding zinc finger protein 585A-like translates to MLTWLTTVTGAGKSTLVTATHCSRTEEGRRCILDLERRVFEDGIDILSGSTKSKMKESLVSEKSGQNGTQLLQCFFCDASFYEEQDLSKHLQHHLQGNGVEELGLIHFHREKLSNPEEVKQDRSACETPSMCQDSDGTRVYPSHVDHEGHRSNCTVETIGIQNDGIDISLASQPQKEQVVQMATSEDQGETHYLVQLGEMENIQTGKFRDQADFSCHPQVDKEQRETFNQVDVSCHPLSEKSGSAETGETFHQTNISCQSRSVQVRNSVRHHFQCENCEEAFETQAKLIFHVTQMSAEKSYSCSKCGSEFSWKCLLLVHSASHCELKPDKCNPLRDRSKSISKKEEHMDGQEWCCKSESEQPRQICGKSLGYSQSTLKSETSHTGTKPQGSESGKGVVTEGNLKKHTAKKNIRTREKTKRIQAHTGFHQCSYCSKEFKRKCHLAEHILIHTGERPFVCSLCGKGSRTKSNLNRHVKIMHPASSISNECPSCFKIFPSGAQLQRHLYLKHNEEKPFQCSECGRGFIKKGFLDKHTCMKSNTKSSGWSQNCSYCSKKFHCKSRFDDHVMNHTGERRFQCANCGKAFIKKAKFEKHTCRNTQVGNKDQKLHECSYCSKKFLRKCHLSRHVEIHLENSPFHCLKCGLKFVTEIDLDFHQCGIAVKPPLVHEKVHECSYCHKKFFRKAHLQEHVKTHTGERPFKCAHCGKGFITKCNFKTHTCRNPEKGQISQKYNKCSYCPKKFSRKAHLQEHVMIHTGERPFKCAHCGKGFITKCNFKTHSCRNPVKGHIPQRYYRCEGSFKKYVQKPVSIPSENSACQCLKCGLEFLTNNDLDKHPCSTSGKSIPPVREKVHECSYCHKKFFRKAHLQEHVMIHTGERLYLCDKCGKGFSTRGNFRRHTCRIPEKKQIPQRYYRYEDSFKKLLKKPVSIHSENSAFQCLKCGLEFLTNNDLDKHSCSTSGKSIPPVRERVHECSYCHKKFFCKAHVQEHIMIHTGERPFKCAYCGKGFITKCNFKRHTCKNPETGQISQMYYKCSSCPMKFSRKAHLQEHVMMHTGNRLYLCDKCGKGFSTKCNFKKHICRIPEKEQISQRYYIYEGSFKKFLKKHVSAHSENSVFQCLKCGLEFHTNNDLDKHSCSTSGKSIPPVLEKVHECSYCHKKFYRKAHLQEHVMTHTGERPFKCAHCGKGFITKSNFKKHTCRGPEEEQISPNKGGFQDICFGDDCCFRNSTH, encoded by the exons ATGTTAACATGGTTAACAACAGTCACTGGTGCCGGTAAATCAACGCTCGTT ACAGCCACTCATTGTAGCAGGACTGAAGAGGGCAGGAGATGCATCCTTGACCTTGAAAGAAGAGTTTTTGAAGATGGGATAGATATCCTCAGCGGATCCACTAAAAGCAAGATGAAAGAATCTTTAGTGTCCGAAAAGTCAGGCCAGAATGGAACACAGCTTCTTCAATGTTTTTTCTGCGATGCCTCTTTTTATGAAGAGCAAGACCTCAGCAAACATCTCCAACATCATCTACAAGGAAACGGCGTCGAAGAACTTGGCCTGATTCATTTCCATCGTGAGAAGCTGTCCAATCCTGAGGAAGTGAAACAGGATAGGAGCGCATGTGAGACGCCTTCCATGTGCCAAGATTCTGATGGTACGAGAGTATATCCTTCCCACGTTGATCATGAAGGCCACAGAAGTAACTGTACAGTGGAGACCATTGGGATACAGAACGATGGAATTGATATTTCTTTGGCATCCCAGCCACAGAAAGAACAGGTTGTACAGATGGCAACATCTGAAGATCAAGGAGAAACTCATTACCTTGTCCAGTTAGGGGAAATGGAGAATATTCAAACTGGTAAATTCAGAGATCAAGCTGATTTTTCTTGTCATCCTCAGGTAGATAAAGAACAAAGAGAGACCTTCAATCAAGTAGATGTTTCATGTCATCCCTTGTCAGAGAAAAGTGGGAGCGCTGAAACAGGAGAAACCTTCCATCAAACAAATATTTCTTGCCAATCCCGATCCGTCCAAGTACGAAATTCTGTAAGACACCATTTCCAGTGCGAGAACTGTGAGGAAGCTTTTGAAACACAGGCGAAACTAATCTTCCATGTTACGCAAATGTCGGCTGAAAAGTCCTATTCATGCTCCAAGTGTGGTAGCGAATTTTCATGGAAATGCCTGCTGCTAGTTCACAGTGCATCACACTGTGAATTGAAACCAGACAAGTGCAATCCTCTGCGGGATCGGTCTAAGTCAATAAGTAAGAAGGAGGAACACATGGATGGGCAAGAATGGTGCTGCAAAAGTGAATCAGAGCAGCCCAGACAGATCTGTGGAAAATCACTCGGGTATTCCCAGTCCACACTGAAATCTGAGACTTCTCATACTGGAACAAAACCTCAGGGCTCAGAGTCTGGAAAGGGAGTTGTCACCGAAGGTAATTTGAAAAAGCACACGGCGAAGAAAAATATACGAACACGCGAGAAGACCAAGAGAATTCAGGCACATACAGGATTCCATCAGTGCTCGTATTGTTCAAAGGAATTCAAAAGGAAATGTCACTTAGCTGAGCACATTTTGATCCATACAGGGGAAAGGCCTTTTGTGTGTTCACTATGTGGGAAGGGGTCCAGGACTAAAAGCAATCTCAACAGGCATGTGAAGATAATGCACCCTGCCAGTTCAATCTCTAATGAGTGCCCATCCTGTTTCAAGATATTTCCTTCTGGGGCTCAATTACAACGTCATCTTTATCTGAAACATAACGAGGAAAAACCATTTCAGTGTTCTGAGTGTGGAAGAGGCTTCATTAAGAAAGGTTTTTTGGATAAGCATACATGCATGAAAAGTAATACAAAATCTTCTGGTTGGTCTCAAAATTGTTCATATTGTTCCAAGAAATTCCATTGTAAATCCCGTTTTGATGACCATGTTATGAATCATACAGGGGAAAGGCGCTTCCAGTGTGCAAATTGTGGGAAGGCTTTCATCAAAAAGgctaaatttgaaaagcatACATGCAGAAATACACAAGTAGGAAACAAGGATCAGAAACTTCACGAATGCTCTTACTGTTCCAAGAAATTCCTTAGGAAGTGTCATTTAAGTAggcatgttgagatacatttaGAGAATAGCCCTTTCCATTGTTTGAAATGCGGATTAAAGTTTGTTACTGAGATTGATCTTGATTTCCATCAATGTGGGATTGCTGTGAAACCACCTCTAGTTCATGAGAAAGTCCATGAATGCTCATATTGTCACAAGAAATTCTTTCGTAAAGCTCACTTACAGGAGCACGTAAAGACACACACAGGAGAAAGGCCTTTCAAGTGTGCACATTGTGGGAAAGGTTTTATTACCAAGTGTAATTTTAAAACGCATACATGCAGGAATCCAGAAAAGGGACAGATTTCTCAAAAGTATAATAAATGCTCTTATTGTCCCAAGAAATTCTCCCGTAAAGCTCATTTACAGGAGCATGTCATGATACACACGGGAGAAAGGCCTTTCAAGTGTGCACATTGTGGGAAAGGTTTTATTACCAAGTGTAATTTTAAAACGCATTCATGCAGGAATCCAGTAAAGGGACATATTCCTCAAAGATATTACAGGTGTGAAGGCTCGTTTAAGAAATACGTTCAGAAGCCTGTCTCTATACCTTCAGAGAATAGTGCTTGCCAGTGTTTGAAATGCGGGTTGGAGTTCCTTACCAACAATGATCTTGATAAACATCCATGCAGTACATCTGGGAAATCAATACCTCCAGTTCGTGAGAAAGTCCATGAGTGCTCTTATTGTCACAAGAAATTCTTTCGTAAGGCTCACTTACAGGAGCATGTCATGATACACACGGGAGAAAGGCTCTATCTTTGTGACAAATGTGGGAAGGGTTTTAGTACCAGGGGTAATTTTAGAAGGCATACATGCAGGAttccagaaaaaaaacagattcCTCAAAGATATTACAGGTATGAAGACTCGTTTAAAAAATTACTTAAGAAGCCTGTCTCTATACATTCAGAGAATAGTGCTTTCCAGTGTTTGAAATGCGGGTTGGAGTTCCTTACCAATAATGATCTGGATAAACATTCATGCAGTACATCTGGGAAATCAATACCTCCAGTTCGTGAGAGGGTCCATGAGTGCTCTTATTGTCACAAGAAATTCTTTTGTAAGGCTCACGTACAGGAGCACATCATGATACACACGGGAGAACGGCCTTTCAAGTGCGCATATTGTGGGAAAGGTTTTATTACCAAGTGTAATTTTAAAAGGCATACATGCAAGAATCCAGAAACGGGACAGATTTCTCAAATGTATTATAAATGCTCTTCTTGTCCCATGAAATTCTCCCGTAAAGCTCATTTACAGGAGCATGTCATGATGCACACAGGAAATAGGCTCTATCTTTGTGACAAATGTGGGAAGGGTTTTAGTACCAAGTGTAATTTTAAAAAGCATATATGCAGGATTCCAGAAAAAGAACAGATTTCTCAAAGATATTACATATATGAAGGCTCGTTTAAGAAATTTCTTAAGAAGCATGTCTCTGCACATTCAGAGAATAGCGTTTTCCAGTGTTTGAAATGCGGGTTGGAGTTCCATACCAACAATGATCTTGATAAACATTCATGCAGTACATCTGGGAAATCGATACCTCCAGTTCTTGAGAAAGTCCATGAGTGCTCTTATTGTCACAAGAAATTCTATCGTAAAGCTCACCTACAAGAGCACGTCATGACACACACGGGAGAAAGGCCTTTCAAGTGTGCACATTGTGGGAAAGGTTTCATTACCAAGAGTAACTTTAAAAAGCATACATGCAGGGGTCCTGAGGAAGAACAAATTTCTCCAAACAAGGGAGGGTTCCAGGACATTTGCTTTGGCGACGATTGCTGCTTTcgaaattccacacactaa